The Acropora muricata isolate sample 2 chromosome 5, ASM3666990v1, whole genome shotgun sequence genome includes a window with the following:
- the LOC136917552 gene encoding uncharacterized protein, with protein MKTASFYLFTVVMATCLICVEDQGIERTCKWTCDIKSKDITPGELSKLISRGRLIRLQLEYTAGMDEACENETLQAYENTSSTTVWLTMSNGSSGALDLLSRVVYEEMYFFRIIFFGYKYIHVSCTLQPLTRDYSSQSSIKDPQSVVDLVVQFANRGNTSEKFLIFMRRGENIHVTLDVSSGNSSGASARHRELIVSGQLGTKSWLVAYVLSIIVIVLYMNVMVLAFRPSEIVGKKSSLLSQPVPESDFAESHNQPRSQTLGKNNLSHMPTNEGEQVAKLPSENCDFTTPSDKTSQHSPKHGSSPASSTTGTVNANNDRSRCEGNNAPGKKPVHNDDVAVLVGTDGQSGDSFDREEKHLVEPHKSSGNVPKKIQDEVRMILVGTDPIGLGSWIGNCLFISSPEGRNESKSLDTLKDIARYFLWYFSPVLLISGFGDLSLFMLKFYSSRLDDFPSSSLTVSIFTSTRIIIAIVFLFFQCLQFYFARKLPFKRDKVWRPCFVHSNHFWFFCHLKCFYYPCGKCKNSFPGCPAQIDIPNSIVHNMEKVTESFLRHCEFLLKRLTDFKKTRRINVAEKVILVISLLIPLLSALTIAALIINFFADILLSSPMVCPCQPRMWLFREIFKGKFRGPRLDIVWDIFEALFRLAFFTFLLCFSMYDAVYIVNACIGFTKLMSTNFPNQLHKHVLVLFFVYYYCFSSYLCFKAYYCKLVQELYKSYKKKYDEIQAAKKPIEQLVNYKQGYYTAIEYKLFQFAIHRIEIEMPRNRVGALLAKLGGMSFMFVVIFQVSPTPYSGYIVFSVLIAMYKLNNYINNSTFDLLELYADQIVDDFINKKN; from the coding sequence ATGAAGACAGCTTCGTTTTATTTATTCACGGTTGTAATGGCGACATGTCTAATTTGTGTTGAAGATCAAGGCATCGAACGAACATGCAAGTGGACTTGTGACATCAAAAGCAAGGATATCACGCCTGGAGAACTAAGCAAATTGATCTCTCGGGGAAGATTAATAAGGCTCCAATTGGAATACACAGCAGGAATGGACGAAGCGTGTGAGAACGAAACACTGCAAGCTTACGAAAACACTTCGTCGACGACAGTTTGGCTCACGATGTCTAACGGCTCTTCGGGTGCATTAGATCTTCTCAGTCGTGTTGTCTATGAAGAGATGTATTTTTTTCGAATTATATTTTTTGGTTATAAATATATCCATGTTTCATGCACCCTACAGCCGTTAACAAGAGACTATTCCTCACAATCCTCCATTAAAGATCCTCAGTCTGTGGTAGACTTAGTTGTACAGTTTGCTAATAGAGGCAACACGAGTGAAAAGTTCCTCATCTTCATGCGAAGGGGAGAGAATATTCATGTGACCCTCGACGTTTCATCGGGAAACAGCTCTGGGGCTTCGGCCAGACACAGGGAATTGATTGTTAGCGGACAATTAGGGACAAAGTCTTGGCTTGTTGCTTATGTTCTTTCCATCATAGTAATCGTTCTTTACATGAATGTGATGGTCCTTGCATTCCGTCCATCGGAGATCGTGGGAAAAAAGAGCAGCCTTTTGTCTCAGCCAGTGCCAGAGAGTGACTTCGCTGAATCGCATAACCAACCAAGATCCCAAACTCTGGGGAAAAATAATCTATCACATATGCCCACAAATGAAGGCGAGCAAGTAGCGAAACTGCCATCTGAAAACTGCGACTTTACAACACCCAGTGACAAGACCTCACAACACTCTCCAAAACATGGTTCATCCCCGGCGTCTTCGACTACAGGAACTGTTAATGCCAATAACGACAGAAGTAGGTGTGAGGGAAACAATGCTCCGGGAAAAAAGCCTGTTCATAATGACGATGTGGCTGTCCTTGTTGGCACCGATGGACAATCGGGAGACAGTTTTGATCGTGAAGAAAAGCATTTGGTCGAGCCACACAAGTCATCAGgaaacgttcccaaaaaaataCAGGATGAGGTACGCATGATTCTAGTTGGCACAGACCCGATAGGCCTTGGAAGCTGGATCGGAAACTGCTTGTTCATTAGCTCTCCTGAAGGACGCAATGAAAGTAAGTCGCTAGATACGCTGAAAGACATCGCAAGGTATTTTTTGTGGTATTTTTCCCCTGTATTACTTATCTCTGGTTTTGGGGATTTATCACTGTTTATGTTGAAATTCTATTCTTCAAGACTAGATGATTTCCCAAGCAGTTCTCTCACAGTTTCCATTTTCACCAGTACGCGCATTATTATTGCAATAGTGTTTCTTTTCTTCCAAtgtttacaattttactttgcacGTAAATTGCCCTTCAAGAGGGATAAAGTTTGGAGGCCTTGTTTTGTTCACAGCAATCATTTCTGGTTCTTCTGCCATTTGAAATGTTTCTATTATCCTTGTGGCAAATGTAAGAATTCCTTCCCCGGTTGCCCAGCTCAGATTGATATTCCAAATAGCATTGTTCACAACATGGAAAAAGTGACAGAAAGTTTCTTAAGACATTGTGAATTTTTATTAAAACGACTAACTGACTTTAAAAAGACAAGAAGGATTAACGTTGCTGAAAAAGTAATACTTGTCATATCGCTACTGATTCCTTTACTTAGTGCTTTAACTATTGCTGCGcttatcatcaatttttttgcGGACATACTTTTGTCATCTCCCATGGTCTGCCCATGCCAACCAAGAATGTGGCTTTTTAGGGAAATCTTTAAAGGTAAATTTCGTGGTCCGCGTTTGGATATTGTTTGGGATATCTTCGAGGCTCTGTTTAGGTTGGCtttctttacttttttattgtgtttctcTATGTATGATGCAGTTTATATTGTAAATGCATGCATAGGTTTTACAAAGTTAATGTCAACCAATTTTCCAAATCAGCTGCATAAACATGTGCTCGTGCTTTTCTTCGTGTACTACTATTGTTTCAGCAGCTACTTGTGCTTTAAGGCCTATTATTGTAAGCTGGTTCAGGAGCTCTACAAAAGCTACAAAAAGAAGTATGATGAAATCCAAGCTGCAAAAAAACCGATCGAGCAGCTGGTTAATTACAAACAAGGTTACTACACAGCGATTGAATACAAGTTGTTTCAATTTGCAATTCATCGCATAGAAATCGAAATGCCTAGAAATAGAGTAGGTGCCCTGCTCGCGAAACTAGGTGGCATGTCTTTTATGTTTGTAGTGATCTTCCAAGTCTCACCTACTCCTTATTCAGGTTATATCGTTTTTAGTGTACTTATTGCAATGTACAAGTTAAACAACTACATCAATAATTCAACATTTGATCTACTGGAACTGTACGCAGACCAAATTGTCGATGATTTCATCAATAAGAAAAATTGA